AGTTGTCGGTGACCATGCGGCAGAAGGATTCGGAATCCATCTGCCGGCCGATGATCATCGGAATGTCGTTGAGCTCCTGCGGATAGGGCACCGACCAGAACTCCGCGCCGCTGCGGTTACGCATGCGCAAGGGCTGGTCGTCGTGGCACCAGTTGAGGGTGTAGCGGTAGCCGGTTTCCGCCAGCAGATCGGGTGTGAGGGCGCTCTCGGAGATCCAGGGCGAGAGCCAGCCGGACGGGGCCACGCCGCTTTCGCGCAGCATGCGCGCGCGGCAGTCGGCGAGCAGGCGTTTTTCTTCCGGCTCGCTCAGCACGGCCTGGCGCTCGGCGTTGGTATGGCCGTGGCCGACGAGCTCGTCACCGCGCGCCACGCAGGCCGCGATGAGTTCGCGGCAGTGGTCGTAGAGCGCGGTGTTGACCAGGGCCGCGCTGGGCAGGCCGAGCCGGTCGAACAGTTCCAGGCAGCGCCAGGCGCCGACGCGGTTGCCGTACTCGCGCCAGGCGTAGTTGAGGACATCGGGCTCGGGCGACACCGGGCCGATGTTGGCGCCCATGCCTTCGCCGAACGCGAAATGTTCCAGGTTGAAGCCGAGGTACACCGCCAGGCCGGCGCCGTTGGGCCAGCGATAGTGCGGGCGGCGCGTGATGGGGTGGAAATCGAAGCGGTCATGGTGCGGCAGCAGGCCGCCATAGCGTGCCGTGCCCGGCGCCTTGGCGGGTCGTGGAAAAGAATTCAATGGGGTCTCCGTCGGTGAACTGGTGGCACTCGCGAGCAGCGTGCAACCGGCGTGCCACGCCAGTGTGAATGCTGGTGCTGTGGGCGTAGCACCGGCCGCGGTGTCGGCCGAGTGCCCGATATGCATCCGAAATACTTAAATCACACGGTCAGTTACAAATTAGGCAAAGCATGCGGAGCAAGATGTTCTTCGACGCACGGACGGCTCGTCCCGCAGATCATTACCTGTCAACTCCAACGAGGATCCACCATGAAGAAGATCGCACTCGCCATCGCAGCGGCCACGCTGTTGGCTTCCCAGGCTTTTGCCCAGTCGCCGACCGGTCCGGTCGACGGCACCGGCAAGTCACCGCAGCTGCCTGCCGGCAGCGCGGCCAAGCCGGGTGGCGTGGGCACCGGCATGGGCGACGGCGGCAAGGCCGCAATGCCGGGCACGCCTACGGGCACGCGGCCACGCGCATCGGCAGCCAGCATGGCCAAGCCGGGTGGCGCCGGCGAAGGCGCGGTCACCGGTGCCGACAAGCCGGCTGCCGCCAGCAAGTCCGAACGCCAGATGGCACGGGAAGAGCGCCGCGCGCGAATGAAGTCGGCCAACAAGTCCGGCGAGATCCCGTCGCCCACCGTCTCGCCCAAGAGCTACTGAGGGGTATCGACCACGGGTCGATAGACTCACGGGATGCCTCTCGCGCGCCCCGTGACATCGATGGAAGATCTCCGAGGCCGCGCATCGCGTCTGGACGCGTTGCGCGGCCTCGCTGTCGTCTGGATGACGGTTTTCCATTTTTGCTTCGACCTCAACTTCCACGGATTCATCCAACAGCGGATGTTGTCCGACCCGGTCTGGACCTGGCAGCGCGCGAGCATCGTGACGCTTTTTCTTTTCTGCGCCGGCATGGGACAGGCCTTGGCCCTGGCATCAGGCCAGGGCTGGCCGCGCTTCTGGCGGCGCTGGGCGCAAGTCGCCGGCTGCGCCCTGGCGGTGACGGCAGGCTCTTACTTCATGTTCCCCAAGACCTTCATCGGCTTCGGCGTGTTGCACGGGCTGGCCACCATGCTGATCATCGCCCGGCTGTCGGGGCGTTTCGGCGGCTGGTTGTGGCCGATGGGCGCGGTCGCGCTGCTGTCGCCCCTGGTGGCGCAGGCGCTGCTGCCGGGAACCGGTCTCGAGGCGGCATTCAACGGCGTTCCGCTGCGGGTGCTGGGGCTGGTGACGGTCAAGCCGTTCACCGAGGACTATGTGCCGATCCTGCCCTGGCTCGGCGTGGTGTGGTGGGGGCTGGCGGCGGGCTCGTGGGCGGCGCGACATCGGCGTGCCTGGCTCGAAGGTCCGCTCGCAGGCGGCGCCGCCGCACGGGCGCTGGCCTGGCTCGGCCGCCATAGCCTGCCCTGGTACATGCTGCACCAGCCGGTGCTGATGGGGCTCGTCGGCGCGGCGGCCTATCTGGCGCGGGCCTGACCGGACCGCCGCTCGGCCCCTCGTCAGACGTAAAAAAGCGGCCCTCAGACCGCTTTTTTGCTGACAGACCGGTATGAGCCGGCCCGCGGGGCTTACTCGACCTTGGCCTTGGCGCGCAGGTCTTGCTGGTAGGCCGCCAGCTTCTGCTGCTGCAGCTGCTGCACGATCTGCGGCTTGACCTGGTCGAACGGAGGCAGCTTGGATTCGCGGACGTCGTCCAGGCGAATGATGTGATAGCCGAACTGGCTCTTGACCGGCGTGTCGGTGGTCTGGCCCTTCTTCAGCGCGGCCAGGGCGTCGCCGAATTCCTTGACGTAGTTGCTCGGGCTGGCCCAGTCGAGGTCACCGCCGTTGGCGCCGGAGCCGGTGTCCTTGGACTGCTTCTTGGCGATGTCTTCGAACTTCGCGCCCTTCTTCAGGCGGGCGATGATGTCCTTGGCGTCGGCTTCCTTGTCGACCAGGATGTGGTGCGCCTTGTATTCCTTGGTGCCGTTGGCGGCGGCGAACTTGTCGTATTCGGCCTTGGCGTCCGCGTCGCTGATCGGGTTCTTTTCTTGCCACTTGGCGAAGAGGTCGCGGATCAGGATGGTCTGGCGGGCCAGTTCCATCTGGTTCTTGTAGTCCTCGGTGCCTTCGAGGCCCTGCTTCTGGGCTTCCTGCAGGAAGATTTCGCGGGCGATGACTTCGTCCTTGATCTGGCCTTCGATTTCCGGCGTGATCGGGCGGCCGGACTTGGCGATCTGGGCGCTCAATACGTCGGCACGGGCCTTGGGCACTGCCTTGCCGTTGACGACGGCGATGTTCTGCGCCAGCGCCGGAAGCGCGAAGGCTGCCATGAGGGCGGCCGCGACGGCGGTGCGAGTCGTGCGATTGTTCAGCATAGAGATCCTCGGAGAACCGTTTTAGGAGTAGTTGGGAGAGGGAACGAGCTTAAGGGCCCGCAAGAGCTGTTCGGTATCCGGACATGACGGACAACCGTAAACCGGATGAAAAGCCGGATGGTCTGGTCAGACAGTGGGCGGTGTGGAAGGTTCCGGAAGAACTTCGATGGCCAGCGCATGCAGGCCGGCATCGAGAAATTGTCGCAGGGAATCATACACAAGGCGGTGCTGCGCCACGCGGGTGGCGCCGGTCAGTCCGGCAGCGGCGATGCGCACCCGGAAATGCGTGCCGTAGCCGGTGCCGTTGGCGCCGACGTGGCCGGCATGCGCGGCGCTTTCGTCGAGCACTTCGAGGCGACTCGGGCTGAACACGGTGCGGAGTTGCCGGGTAATGGCCTCGGCGGTGATGTCCTGGGGATGCATGGTGTCAGCGCGGATCGTTGGCGGCCCGGTCCTCGGGCAGCATGTGCCGGCCGAGGTAGAGGCCCTGCACGACGACGAAGACCAACATCAGCCCCATGCCGCCGAAGAGCTTGAAGTTGACCCAGGTGTCGGTGTCGAAGTGGTAGGCCACCCAGAGGTTGAGCGCGCCCATCACGGTGAAGAAGCCGACCCAGCTCCAGTTGGCCACGCGCCAGGCGTGGTCGGGCAGTTGCATCTGCGAGCCCATCAGCGACTTGAGCAGGTTCTTCTTGAAGAACAGCTGGCCACCGGCGAGCGTGAGGCCCATCACCCAATAGAGCACGGTGGGCTTCCATTTGATGAATTCCTCGTTATGGGCGATGAGCGTGGCGCCGCCGAAGAGCACGATGACCACCAGGCTCACCCACTGCATCGGCTCGATCTTGCCGCGCTTGAAGTAGAACCAGCCGATCTGCACCGCTGTGGCCGCGATGGCAATGCCGGTCGCGACGTAGATTCCGCCGAGCTTGAATGCGACGAAGAACAGGATGATGGGAAAGAAGTCGAGGAGCAGCTTCATGCCGATGGTGTTGGGGTCGCAGGCGCCCGGGAGCACGAGGGCCGCGCGGTCGGGATCGAAAAGCCGCTATTGTGCCGCCGCCTGCGTGATGTTCACGCCGCAGCGACGGCTGATCATTGGTTCATTGGCCCTCGGGCGTGAAGTCGAGCGAGGCCGAATTCATGCAGTAGCGCAGGCCGGTCGGCGTGGGGCCGTCGGGGAAAACGTGGCCCAGGTGGGCGTGGCAGTTGGCGCAGACGGTTTCGGTGCGCACCATGCCGTGGCTGCGGTCGGTGATTTCCTCGACCGCGCCGGCAATGGC
The nucleotide sequence above comes from Xylophilus sp. GOD-11R. Encoded proteins:
- a CDS encoding polysaccharide deacetylase family protein encodes the protein MNSFPRPAKAPGTARYGGLLPHHDRFDFHPITRRPHYRWPNGAGLAVYLGFNLEHFAFGEGMGANIGPVSPEPDVLNYAWREYGNRVGAWRCLELFDRLGLPSAALVNTALYDHCRELIAACVARGDELVGHGHTNAERQAVLSEPEEKRLLADCRARMLRESGVAPSGWLSPWISESALTPDLLAETGYRYTLNWCHDDQPLRMRNRSGAEFWSVPYPQELNDIPMIIGRQMDSESFCRMVTDNFDEMLEQSREQPLVMGLALHPYIVGQPYRLRHLRRVLETFAAARDRGDIWMTTPGAICAHATIAA
- a CDS encoding heparan-alpha-glucosaminide N-acetyltransferase codes for the protein MEDLRGRASRLDALRGLAVVWMTVFHFCFDLNFHGFIQQRMLSDPVWTWQRASIVTLFLFCAGMGQALALASGQGWPRFWRRWAQVAGCALAVTAGSYFMFPKTFIGFGVLHGLATMLIIARLSGRFGGWLWPMGAVALLSPLVAQALLPGTGLEAAFNGVPLRVLGLVTVKPFTEDYVPILPWLGVVWWGLAAGSWAARHRRAWLEGPLAGGAAARALAWLGRHSLPWYMLHQPVLMGLVGAAAYLARA
- a CDS encoding peptidylprolyl isomerase; translated protein: MLNNRTTRTAVAAALMAAFALPALAQNIAVVNGKAVPKARADVLSAQIAKSGRPITPEIEGQIKDEVIAREIFLQEAQKQGLEGTEDYKNQMELARQTILIRDLFAKWQEKNPISDADAKAEYDKFAAANGTKEYKAHHILVDKEADAKDIIARLKKGAKFEDIAKKQSKDTGSGANGGDLDWASPSNYVKEFGDALAALKKGQTTDTPVKSQFGYHIIRLDDVRESKLPPFDQVKPQIVQQLQQQKLAAYQQDLRAKAKVE
- a CDS encoding BolA family protein, which codes for MHPQDITAEAITRQLRTVFSPSRLEVLDESAAHAGHVGANGTGYGTHFRVRIAAAGLTGATRVAQHRLVYDSLRQFLDAGLHALAIEVLPEPSTPPTV
- a CDS encoding septation protein A, with the translated sequence MKLLLDFFPIILFFVAFKLGGIYVATGIAIAATAVQIGWFYFKRGKIEPMQWVSLVVIVLFGGATLIAHNEEFIKWKPTVLYWVMGLTLAGGQLFFKKNLLKSLMGSQMQLPDHAWRVANWSWVGFFTVMGALNLWVAYHFDTDTWVNFKLFGGMGLMLVFVVVQGLYLGRHMLPEDRAANDPR